A genomic segment from Treponema sp. Marseille-Q3903 encodes:
- the dusB gene encoding tRNA dihydrouridine synthase DusB, with translation MESLYHPVKIGNVELKGNLFLAPVAGYSDAAFRSVCIENGACFTYTEMVSAEALVRKNLKTETLMKRACNEKAYAVQIFGGEPEIMAQAAKIVVEKTHCEVIDINCGCPVPKIIKTGAGSALTREPEMLFKIAKAVVEAVESTPVTVKIRSGWEQKQITWREAAQAALDAGVSAITIHPRTRAQGYEGHSDWSVMKELVKMVNNRVPVFGSGDLFKPEDARDMLLQTGVSGVMFARGAMGNPFIFKDATSLLTDGAYQPVPPDVRVKTGFIELERLVAETNEKHACMEMRKRFSAYSKGIQNGALLRAKIVHAATVQDYADIFADFLH, from the coding sequence ATGGAAAGCTTGTATCACCCTGTAAAAATTGGAAATGTTGAATTAAAAGGAAATCTCTTTTTGGCGCCGGTCGCAGGTTATAGTGATGCGGCGTTTCGTTCTGTCTGCATAGAAAATGGAGCTTGCTTTACTTACACAGAAATGGTGAGTGCCGAAGCTCTTGTACGAAAAAATCTTAAGACAGAAACTTTGATGAAACGTGCCTGCAACGAAAAAGCGTATGCCGTTCAGATTTTTGGTGGAGAGCCGGAAATCATGGCACAAGCGGCAAAAATTGTTGTTGAAAAAACACACTGCGAAGTGATCGATATCAATTGTGGCTGTCCTGTCCCTAAAATTATTAAAACAGGAGCAGGTTCTGCTTTAACTCGTGAGCCCGAAATGCTATTCAAAATTGCAAAAGCGGTTGTAGAAGCTGTGGAGTCAACCCCTGTAACTGTAAAAATCCGTTCAGGGTGGGAACAAAAACAGATTACATGGAGAGAAGCGGCTCAAGCAGCGTTGGATGCCGGCGTTAGTGCGATAACAATTCATCCTAGAACGCGTGCACAAGGGTATGAAGGTCATTCCGATTGGAGCGTTATGAAAGAACTTGTCAAAATGGTCAACAATCGAGTTCCTGTTTTCGGTTCAGGTGACCTTTTCAAACCTGAAGATGCCAGAGATATGCTTTTACAGACGGGAGTCAGCGGAGTAATGTTTGCGCGTGGAGCGATGGGAAATCCTTTTATATTTAAAGATGCGACATCGCTTTTGACTGATGGGGCTTATCAGCCTGTTCCGCCTGATGTCCGCGTGAAAACAGGATTTATAGAGCTCGAGCGACTTGTAGCAGAGACAAACGAAAAGCATGCTTGCATGGAAATGAGGAAACGTTTTTCTGCATATTCTAAAGGAATTCAAAACGGAGCTTTGCTGCGGGCAAAAATTGTTCACGCTGCAACTGTTCAGGATTATGCAGACATTTTCGCAGACTTTTTACACTGA
- a CDS encoding DUF5312 family protein, with protein MNFIKTISEIFNSIFRRSSPEVQKKQQIKKLENEIREIQPAICRNGMLLPNFGEALFALYKNTRNLDNLFSQTISLNNLPRQHRFEAQLIMTGYSIDDQEIIESLSFERRKQEVLEEEQNPDRVYIHQRKQLETVLKELNTEPFKKMDSDILNLRQFVEFCHYNYTPFLQSFDSNFLSGDMLYKPSYKELPATKALNLLEDLYYQTSGLKITTSTADAVLALARLKKGSDLTESEQKNYVENIKKINYVLNKLLSPEKLKLLIRYCKQDGTYEPQVAKYSGSPRQDFANMLQSRFSADEQRIKSEIQDETISEEVHALFPERSLEEVGSYNQVMNSLLQTEVSMSFKWILPLRILKTFLKVYVTDQTKSLLDDLVIEGFFNNPAYKTTFSSIVYSAINADKSIAAFEETFVQGQKNSISVLESYIHDSKKDKDFFKRLEKMVQEINDDAHKVLQQQVTNLLSLYRQVGELLEDSKKTSCEIISNLKALMMSSRNRDKTNFLEQKYPSWNIFFEIMKNYVIITNGELSHE; from the coding sequence ATGAATTTTATTAAGACAATATCAGAAATTTTTAATTCTATATTTAGAAGATCCTCTCCCGAAGTTCAGAAAAAACAGCAGATAAAGAAATTAGAAAATGAAATTAGAGAAATTCAACCTGCTATCTGTCGTAATGGTATGCTTTTACCAAATTTTGGAGAAGCTCTTTTTGCTCTTTATAAAAACACGCGTAATCTCGACAATCTTTTTTCACAGACAATCAGTTTGAACAACTTGCCGCGCCAGCATCGTTTTGAAGCTCAGCTGATTATGACTGGATATTCGATTGATGATCAAGAAATAATAGAATCGCTTTCATTTGAAAGGCGCAAACAAGAAGTCCTTGAAGAAGAACAGAATCCCGACCGCGTTTACATACATCAGAGAAAGCAACTTGAAACTGTCTTAAAAGAACTAAATACAGAACCGTTCAAAAAAATGGACAGCGATATATTAAATCTTCGTCAATTTGTAGAATTCTGCCATTACAATTATACTCCTTTTTTGCAGTCATTCGATTCAAACTTTCTATCTGGCGATATGCTCTATAAACCTTCTTACAAGGAGCTTCCCGCCACAAAAGCTCTCAATCTTCTTGAAGATTTATATTACCAAACAAGCGGATTAAAAATTACAACTTCTACAGCAGATGCAGTACTTGCTCTTGCAAGGCTCAAAAAAGGAAGCGATTTAACGGAATCGGAACAAAAAAATTATGTAGAAAATATCAAAAAAATTAATTATGTGCTAAATAAATTGCTTTCTCCCGAAAAACTTAAACTTTTAATCAGATATTGTAAACAAGACGGCACTTACGAACCTCAAGTTGCAAAATATTCAGGCTCTCCTCGTCAGGACTTTGCAAACATGCTTCAATCGCGCTTTTCGGCAGATGAACAGCGAATTAAGTCAGAGATTCAAGATGAGACAATTTCGGAAGAAGTACATGCCCTCTTTCCTGAAAGATCTCTAGAAGAGGTCGGCTCTTATAATCAAGTTATGAATTCATTGCTTCAGACAGAAGTTTCAATGTCGTTCAAATGGATTTTGCCGCTGAGAATATTAAAAACTTTTTTGAAAGTCTATGTTACAGATCAGACAAAATCTCTTCTCGACGACCTTGTGATAGAAGGGTTTTTCAATAACCCCGCTTATAAAACGACTTTTTCTTCAATTGTGTATTCAGCTATAAATGCAGATAAATCGATCGCCGCTTTTGAAGAGACGTTTGTACAAGGGCAAAAAAATAGCATCTCTGTATTGGAAAGCTATATTCACGACAGCAAAAAAGATAAAGATTTTTTTAAACGCCTTGAAAAAATGGTTCAAGAAATCAACGATGACGCTCACAAAGTTCTCCAGCAACAAGTTACAAATCTTCTTTCTCTTTACCGGCAGGTTGGGGAACTTCTTGAAGATTCTAAAAAAACTTCGTGTGAAATTATTTCTAACTTAAAAGCGCTGATGATGTCTTCTCGCAACAGGGATAAGACAAATTTCTTAGAGCAAAAATACCCAAGTTGGAATATTTTTTTTGAAATTATGAAAAACTATGTTATTATTACAAATGGGGAACTTTCTCATGAGTAA
- the dgcA gene encoding diguanylate cyclase DgcA — MSKSRAKKTEQQNTNFHKVEIPSHGEFENHIQYEKRIYDLEQLLDIARSFCQNLDFSNLLESIVYICMAQMHVLGAEIFVRDLITNESFILETGKIFSDDHKITIPVKSPITTTLLELKKPVTPDELECEVGDCQYLEEIKKLNPTLIVPLIQKKHLNGILILQERLTFEENQVYTEYEQQQIMGIAALAAVAINNAVLIEMSSTDMMTHLKLKYYFFNLLTQAIDSAFLNNQNIAVLMFDIDFFKNFNDTYGHECGDMVLIDVAEIIKNSLREADIASRYGGEEFTVLLYDTGKKEAMIVSERIRSAIEKHDFLYNNQHLHVTISCGVSVFDAEKNLVNSPNEFVNQADQALYISKNEGRNKVTYFEPKKKK, encoded by the coding sequence ATGAGTAAAAGCAGAGCTAAAAAGACTGAGCAACAGAACACAAACTTTCATAAAGTTGAGATTCCATCTCACGGCGAATTTGAAAACCACATTCAATATGAAAAAAGAATTTACGACCTTGAGCAATTGCTTGATATTGCGCGGTCGTTTTGTCAAAATCTTGATTTCAGCAATCTTCTTGAATCTATTGTTTATATTTGTATGGCGCAGATGCACGTACTTGGTGCAGAAATTTTTGTCCGAGACCTTATAACAAATGAAAGTTTTATACTTGAAACCGGAAAAATATTTTCTGATGACCATAAAATTACAATTCCTGTAAAATCGCCAATCACAACAACTTTGCTTGAACTTAAAAAACCTGTAACTCCTGATGAGTTGGAATGTGAAGTGGGAGACTGCCAGTATCTTGAAGAAATAAAAAAATTAAATCCGACGTTGATAGTTCCGCTTATCCAAAAAAAACATTTGAATGGAATTCTAATACTTCAGGAACGGCTCACATTTGAAGAAAATCAAGTTTATACGGAATATGAACAACAGCAGATTATGGGTATTGCTGCCCTCGCTGCCGTTGCAATCAACAATGCGGTCCTAATTGAAATGTCATCGACAGATATGATGACACATCTTAAATTGAAATATTATTTCTTTAACTTGCTGACTCAAGCGATAGATTCTGCGTTTTTAAACAATCAGAATATAGCTGTCCTGATGTTCGATATTGATTTTTTTAAAAATTTTAACGATACGTATGGGCATGAATGTGGAGACATGGTTTTGATAGACGTTGCAGAAATCATCAAAAATAGTCTCCGTGAAGCAGATATTGCAAGCCGTTACGGTGGAGAGGAATTTACAGTACTTTTGTATGATACCGGGAAAAAAGAAGCTATGATTGTTTCTGAAAGAATCCGTTCGGCAATCGAAAAGCATGATTTTCTTTATAACAATCAACATCTTCATGTGACAATTTCTTGCGGAGTTTCTGTTTTTGACGCCGAAAAAAATCTTGTTAATTCGCCAAATGAATTTGTAAATCAGGCGGATCAAGCGCTGTACATATCAAAAAATGAAGGAAGAAACAAGGTGACATATTTTGAGCCAAAGAAAAAAAAATAA
- a CDS encoding rhomboid family intramembrane serine protease, with translation MSQRKKNKFILRRPFKYRYTHSTLFLIFLNFIVYGACYLFPKVYQYVHYYGAMNVVLVERERMYWQFLTYMFVHQNISHVFFNMLGLLVFGLQIERAIGSTEFKLFYFVCGILSGFFSFLLYKFTGNYRTFLLGASGAIYAVLFAYAVFFPRSIIMIWGIIPVPSPVLVFIYAIIEIVSQLMGTGGNVAHMTHLFGFLAAWLYFVIRMGIHPVKIWKKTYSR, from the coding sequence TTGAGCCAAAGAAAAAAAAATAAGTTTATTTTACGCCGTCCTTTTAAATATAGGTACACGCATTCAACTTTGTTTTTAATATTTTTGAATTTTATTGTATACGGGGCGTGCTATCTTTTTCCAAAAGTCTATCAGTATGTTCATTATTACGGGGCAATGAATGTTGTTCTTGTTGAACGCGAGCGCATGTACTGGCAGTTTTTGACTTACATGTTTGTCCACCAAAATATTTCACACGTTTTTTTTAACATGCTTGGACTTCTTGTTTTTGGATTGCAGATTGAACGTGCAATCGGTTCAACGGAGTTTAAACTCTTTTATTTTGTATGTGGCATTCTCAGCGGATTTTTTTCTTTTCTGCTTTACAAATTTACTGGAAATTATAGAACTTTTTTGCTCGGTGCAAGCGGGGCGATTTATGCAGTATTATTTGCGTATGCGGTGTTTTTCCCACGTTCAATAATCATGATTTGGGGAATTATTCCTGTTCCGTCTCCTGTTCTTGTTTTTATATATGCAATTATCGAGATTGTCAGTCAACTTATGGGAACCGGCGGAAACGTTGCGCACATGACTCACTTGTTTGGGTTTCTTGCAGCGTGGCTTTACTTTGTAATCAGAATGGGGATTCATCCTGTAAAGATTTGGAAAAAAACTTACAGCAGATGA
- a CDS encoding phenylalanine--tRNA ligase subunit alpha — protein sequence MDIKNTIKNLHPLEIKVLLKYSEKDELTSEKLQKDLSYKEGHANQAFSWLSGKSLLKEIRRTPHTYFEITDYGRSIAKTGTVEERMVNFLKDNGAHLMPEIATGIGLEQKDVGSAFGPLVKEGVLKMNAEKKVEYTGSALPARITITSALIKKAMAEENGQLNKDDLSAAELEAMNGLAKKRGAADSPFKIIERETVFYRLSSEFEKIRDELKKAGVTGNEIGEITPKMLATGEWKNGTFRGYNIAIPPARIIQGRTNPYVQFLESVKDKLCSLGFQEFDGPLVETEFWNGDALFMPQFHAARDIHDVYRLKNPTHAKMIEEPYLSSVKAVHENGGKTGSRGWNYTFDNEFTRRLILRSQGTVLSAHQLHKAEVPGKYFGIVRCFRYDKVDATHLSDFYQTEGIIAGNDVTLRDLLGMLKMFATEIAGATEVKYVPGYFPFTEPSIEVHIKHPVLGWFELGGSGIFRPEVTKAMGLDCPVLAWGIGIDRMALMALGLNDLRQLFCEDIEQVRLRKAKF from the coding sequence ATGGATATCAAAAACACAATTAAAAATCTTCATCCGCTCGAAATCAAAGTTTTATTGAAGTATTCGGAAAAAGATGAACTTACGTCAGAAAAATTGCAGAAAGATTTGTCTTACAAAGAAGGTCATGCTAATCAGGCATTTTCTTGGCTTTCAGGGAAATCTCTTCTAAAAGAAATTAGGCGCACGCCTCACACATATTTTGAAATTACAGATTATGGTCGTTCAATCGCAAAAACCGGGACTGTTGAAGAGCGAATGGTAAATTTTCTGAAAGACAACGGGGCGCATCTGATGCCGGAAATTGCTACAGGAATCGGGCTTGAACAAAAAGATGTCGGTTCTGCATTTGGGCCTTTGGTTAAAGAGGGCGTTCTAAAAATGAATGCTGAAAAGAAAGTTGAATATACAGGTTCTGCTCTTCCGGCTCGAATAACTATCACTTCTGCTTTGATAAAAAAAGCGATGGCTGAAGAAAACGGTCAACTGAACAAAGATGACCTTTCTGCTGCTGAATTAGAAGCGATGAATGGTCTTGCAAAAAAACGAGGTGCAGCTGATTCTCCTTTTAAAATTATTGAGCGCGAGACTGTGTTCTATAGATTGAGCTCAGAGTTTGAGAAAATTCGCGATGAACTTAAAAAAGCCGGAGTTACAGGGAACGAAATCGGTGAAATTACACCAAAAATGCTCGCAACCGGTGAATGGAAAAACGGAACTTTCCGAGGTTATAACATTGCAATTCCACCTGCACGCATCATTCAGGGACGAACAAACCCTTATGTACAGTTCCTTGAGTCTGTAAAAGATAAACTCTGCTCTCTCGGATTTCAGGAATTTGATGGACCGCTTGTAGAAACAGAGTTCTGGAACGGAGACGCATTGTTTATGCCTCAGTTCCATGCAGCACGCGATATTCACGACGTTTACCGACTAAAAAATCCTACACACGCTAAGATGATTGAAGAACCGTATTTGAGCAGCGTAAAAGCCGTTCACGAAAACGGTGGCAAGACTGGCAGCCGTGGATGGAATTACACATTTGATAATGAATTTACACGCCGTCTTATATTGCGCTCACAGGGGACTGTTTTGTCTGCGCATCAGCTTCATAAGGCGGAAGTTCCTGGAAAATATTTTGGTATTGTTCGTTGTTTCCGTTATGACAAAGTAGATGCAACGCACCTCTCGGACTTTTATCAGACAGAAGGTATTATTGCCGGCAACGATGTTACATTGCGAGATCTACTCGGTATGCTCAAGATGTTTGCCACAGAAATCGCAGGTGCTACAGAGGTAAAATACGTACCCGGCTATTTTCCTTTTACAGAACCTTCAATCGAAGTTCACATCAAACATCCTGTTCTAGGTTGGTTTGAGCTTGGCGGCTCTGGAATATTCCGTCCTGAAGTTACAAAAGCTATGGGGCTCGACTGCCCTGTTTTGGCATGGGGTATCGGTATCGATCGCATGGCGCTTATGGCTCTTGGATTAAACGACTTGCGCCAGCTGTTCTGCGAAGATATAGAGCAGGTAAGGCTTAGAAAAGCAAAATTCTAG
- a CDS encoding TetR/AcrR family transcriptional regulator, translated as MAIVVEHDKRKHEILQKSLDVFIDEGYEDATFQKIADRCGITRTTLYIYFKNKHEIFLGSIKALLSDLEIKLKSIMKDETLSAEVLLRKVLRLLAASCEENKKLYNVLLNYLMQLKKSGIDTNERVRRRTIRLRHLMSTILIKGIQNKEFKDLNVKDLNEILYGLLEAGMFRIAVLNQNNISEIDNALNTVVDSIKM; from the coding sequence ATGGCCATCGTAGTTGAACACGACAAACGCAAACACGAAATTCTCCAAAAATCTCTCGATGTCTTTATAGATGAAGGTTACGAAGATGCAACTTTTCAAAAAATTGCAGACCGCTGCGGAATCACGCGAACAACTTTATACATTTATTTTAAAAACAAGCACGAAATTTTCTTAGGCAGCATCAAAGCGCTGCTTTCAGACCTCGAAATCAAACTGAAATCGATAATGAAAGATGAAACCCTTAGTGCAGAAGTGCTGTTGAGAAAAGTCCTAAGGTTGCTAGCAGCTTCTTGTGAAGAAAATAAAAAACTCTACAATGTCCTTTTAAATTACCTTATGCAGCTCAAAAAATCAGGGATAGACACAAACGAACGCGTTCGCAGACGGACGATTCGCCTGCGTCACCTCATGAGTACAATTTTGATAAAAGGCATTCAAAACAAAGAGTTTAAAGATTTGAATGTGAAAGATTTAAATGAAATCCTTTACGGACTTCTAGAAGCTGGGATGTTCAGAATTGCCGTACTCAACCAAAACAACATTTCCGAAATCGACAACGCACTCAACACTGTTGTCGACTCAATTAAAATGTGA
- a CDS encoding class I SAM-dependent RNA methyltransferase — translation MNTLVALCAIGAEKILGNEIKHLGYKPAGNAPGRVAFYGDDDALFRSNLCLRTADRVYLQLAKYEAFNFDELYDGAYSVNWQDFLKKDSRIIVDKIRTSRSKLNSEHSIQGIIHKAIYSKLGDVWHISNLPETGEENNVRVYVEDNNVSVLLDLSGLPLHKRGYRTDGGIAPLRETTAAVLLQEMMWRRKTPLHDPFCGSGTIAIEAALYAYNVAPGFGRRFALENLPIFNAARAEEIKAREAGQIRTDVEVRITGSDIDDKAVSRAKQNAEHACVMAGRALKSIGINSHIQRPDFIQSDFSDLSAPYENGLILCNPPYGERLGDDEEARSLYKKMRSLWTDFENWDLGIITSNPNFMETFGHKTGSIKKIKAGNLDTSFYIYRRGK, via the coding sequence ATGAATACTCTTGTAGCGTTATGTGCAATCGGTGCTGAAAAAATTCTTGGCAATGAAATTAAACATTTAGGATATAAACCGGCGGGGAATGCTCCCGGTCGTGTCGCTTTTTACGGTGATGACGACGCATTGTTCCGTTCAAACCTTTGCCTACGCACGGCAGATAGAGTTTACCTTCAACTTGCAAAATACGAAGCTTTTAATTTTGATGAATTATATGACGGAGCTTATTCTGTCAATTGGCAGGACTTTTTAAAAAAAGATTCCAGAATAATTGTAGACAAGATAAGAACATCGCGCAGTAAATTAAACTCGGAACATTCAATTCAAGGAATTATTCACAAAGCTATTTATTCAAAGCTCGGAGATGTTTGGCACATATCGAACCTTCCTGAGACAGGGGAAGAAAACAACGTCAGAGTTTATGTGGAAGATAACAATGTTTCTGTTCTGCTAGATTTGTCCGGGCTTCCGTTGCACAAGCGAGGATACCGCACTGACGGAGGCATCGCACCGCTCCGCGAGACTACGGCGGCAGTTCTCCTTCAAGAAATGATGTGGCGACGAAAAACTCCATTGCATGATCCGTTTTGCGGTTCCGGAACAATTGCGATTGAAGCAGCCCTTTACGCTTACAACGTTGCCCCGGGTTTTGGACGCCGATTCGCTCTCGAAAATCTTCCAATTTTCAATGCCGCACGCGCAGAGGAGATAAAGGCAAGAGAGGCTGGACAAATCCGCACAGATGTTGAAGTCCGTATCACAGGTTCGGATATCGATGACAAAGCAGTTTCCAGAGCAAAACAAAATGCTGAACACGCATGCGTCATGGCAGGCCGTGCATTAAAATCAATAGGGATAAACAGCCACATCCAGCGACCTGATTTTATCCAGTCTGATTTTTCGGACCTTTCTGCCCCGTATGAAAACGGACTGATTCTCTGCAATCCGCCTTATGGAGAAAGGCTCGGAGATGATGAAGAAGCTCGCTCTCTTTACAAAAAAATGAGAAGCCTCTGGACAGACTTTGAAAATTGGGATCTTGGAATAATCACATCTAACCCGAACTTCATGGAAACATTTGGACATAAGACCGGCAGCATAAAAAAAATCAAAGCAGGAAATCTCGATACATCTTTTTATATTTACAGGAGAGGTAAATAA
- a CDS encoding 1-acyl-sn-glycerol-3-phosphate acyltransferase translates to MGITLREKFGSVIGDIMKLSRAAAKIDETKVYEEANLGTRKYMYGLLDETFSKDSQLGNIENFKEFYDDVAKNGKTGLILMEHYTNLDLPGIIYLLEKYGEEWAKDFSSRIVAVAGMKLNESNPGVRAFSEGFTRVVIYPTRSLNSVESKDISEEEKKAEEQKARKINFAAMRQMDICKKRGQIILVFPSGTRYRPGQPETKRGLREIDSYLRLFDKMLLVSINGNCLRINPENPNDMLSDILEPGKVSYTAAPVLDCKQFRDDVLAKLPPDDPDPKQKTVDEVMKILENLHDEVEAKDSK, encoded by the coding sequence ATGGGAATCACATTAAGAGAAAAATTCGGTAGCGTTATTGGTGACATTATGAAACTCTCACGTGCTGCTGCAAAAATTGACGAGACAAAAGTTTACGAAGAGGCAAATCTCGGAACAAGAAAGTACATGTATGGACTTTTGGACGAAACTTTTTCAAAAGATTCGCAACTTGGAAATATTGAAAATTTTAAAGAGTTTTATGATGATGTGGCAAAAAACGGCAAAACCGGGCTTATCCTGATGGAGCATTACACAAACCTCGACCTGCCAGGTATCATTTATCTTTTAGAAAAATATGGAGAAGAATGGGCTAAAGATTTTTCTTCGAGAATTGTTGCTGTTGCAGGGATGAAGCTAAATGAATCAAACCCGGGCGTTCGGGCATTCTCTGAAGGGTTTACACGTGTTGTAATATATCCGACGCGCAGTTTGAATTCTGTTGAATCAAAAGACATCTCTGAAGAAGAAAAAAAGGCTGAGGAGCAAAAAGCCCGCAAGATTAACTTTGCCGCAATGCGCCAGATGGATATATGCAAAAAAAGAGGTCAAATTATTCTTGTTTTCCCAAGCGGCACGCGTTACAGACCTGGTCAGCCGGAAACTAAAAGAGGTCTTCGTGAAATAGACAGTTATCTTCGACTTTTTGATAAAATGCTTCTCGTTTCAATCAACGGAAATTGCCTTCGCATCAATCCCGAAAATCCGAACGATATGCTTTCCGATATTCTTGAGCCTGGAAAAGTTTCTTACACGGCGGCTCCTGTGCTCGATTGCAAACAGTTTAGAGATGATGTTCTTGCAAAACTTCCACCTGATGATCCTGATCCAAAGCAAAAAACAGTAGATGAAGTTATGAAAATCCTTGAAAACCTTCACGATGAAGTTGAAGCGAAAGATTCAAAATAG
- a CDS encoding IMP cyclohydrolase — MKIVDLKTELSSTTYPGRGIVVGKSEDGKHAVAAYWTMGRSAGSRNRVFVEDGDGIRTQAFNPALIAGDASLIIYSAVRIFKNKTIVTNGDQTDTIFEGLSKGLSFEQSLCSRKYEHDAPNYTPRISSILNFDSGKYDYALSILKSDAGNPENTLRFTYAYDNPVNGQGHYIHTYMGDGNPLPSFEGEPVKVKISGKIDEFADEIWNSLNEENKVSLFVRYIDIGSGKWDSRIINKNK; from the coding sequence ATGAAAATTGTCGATTTAAAAACAGAACTTTCAAGCACAACTTATCCCGGACGCGGAATTGTCGTTGGTAAATCTGAAGATGGAAAACACGCTGTCGCTGCTTATTGGACGATGGGGCGCAGTGCAGGAAGCCGCAACAGAGTTTTTGTTGAAGATGGAGACGGAATTAGAACGCAGGCTTTTAATCCGGCTTTAATCGCAGGAGACGCAAGCCTTATCATTTATTCTGCTGTTCGCATTTTTAAAAACAAGACGATTGTTACAAACGGCGATCAGACGGATACGATTTTTGAAGGGCTCTCAAAAGGGCTTTCATTTGAACAATCTCTTTGTTCACGAAAATACGAACACGACGCTCCTAATTATACACCGCGAATATCTTCAATTTTAAATTTTGATTCGGGAAAATATGACTATGCTCTTTCGATTCTAAAAAGCGATGCGGGAAATCCAGAAAATACTTTGCGGTTTACTTACGCTTACGACAATCCTGTAAATGGACAAGGTCATTACATTCACACTTATATGGGAGATGGAAATCCTCTTCCCAGCTTTGAAGGAGAGCCTGTAAAAGTAAAAATCTCCGGAAAAATCGACGAATTTGCAGACGAAATCTGGAATTCTCTGAATGAAGAAAATAAAGTTTCACTTTTTGTAAGATACATAGATATTGGAAGCGGCAAGTGGGATTCTCGCATCATCAATAAAAATAAATAG
- a CDS encoding serine hydrolase gives MRKNGGMYFFISFSLLSFFAALFVSCAQIENQKWDNDAVVIDKKYKDFAFDVDSYLETKHFRGAILVGKKGKIIYAKGYGLRDKKSKKNYENGINSVFEVGSITKQMTAAAVMQLAQQKKISLDDNISKYFFQYKYGDDITIRMLLSMRSGLTDHINASEDFFPKDVNRYIQERQLACKPINDRLVEDFFYDAPLLTKPNTTYFYCNTNYYILARIIEKVSGMSYHKYMEKNIFKKCGMDNTNQEFQKTDTRGYDYKGRYFSIPSEIAFGCGDVNSSVIDLFKWNNCLTGGKVVSKKSFKKMINTQSYGFGVYRREDSMFHAGMTNVFNSYDGYYFDEKLSVIVLTNCPINEVNATLVARHIKKIFDGK, from the coding sequence ATGAGAAAAAATGGCGGAATGTATTTTTTTATATCATTCTCGTTGCTTTCTTTTTTTGCAGCCTTGTTTGTCTCATGTGCTCAAATTGAAAATCAAAAATGGGACAATGATGCTGTTGTCATCGATAAAAAGTACAAGGATTTTGCTTTTGACGTAGATTCGTACCTTGAAACAAAACATTTTCGCGGGGCAATCCTCGTCGGGAAAAAAGGCAAAATCATCTACGCTAAGGGCTACGGTTTACGCGATAAAAAATCAAAAAAAAACTATGAAAATGGAATAAACTCCGTCTTTGAGGTGGGGTCAATCACAAAGCAGATGACTGCAGCTGCTGTTATGCAGCTTGCCCAGCAAAAAAAAATATCTTTAGATGACAACATTTCGAAGTATTTTTTTCAATATAAATACGGCGATGATATAACAATCAGGATGCTTTTGAGCATGCGTTCGGGGCTTACAGACCACATCAACGCTTCTGAAGATTTTTTTCCGAAAGATGTAAACCGTTATATTCAAGAAAGGCAACTTGCTTGCAAACCGATAAACGATAGGCTTGTTGAAGATTTTTTTTACGATGCCCCGCTTCTTACAAAGCCGAACACTACATATTTTTATTGTAATACAAATTATTACATTTTGGCGCGAATTATAGAAAAAGTCAGCGGAATGTCTTATCACAAATATATGGAAAAAAACATATTTAAAAAGTGCGGAATGGACAATACGAATCAAGAATTTCAAAAAACAGATACGCGAGGGTATGATTACAAAGGAAGGTATTTTAGCATTCCATCAGAGATAGCGTTTGGCTGCGGAGATGTAAATTCAAGCGTGATAGACCTTTTTAAATGGAACAATTGCCTTACCGGCGGAAAAGTTGTAAGCAAAAAATCATTTAAAAAAATGATAAATACACAGTCTTACGGATTTGGAGTTTATCGCCGTGAAGATTCAATGTTCCACGCGGGGATGACAAATGTTTTTAATTCTTATGACGGCTATTATTTTGATGAAAAACTCTCTGTCATTGTGCTTACGAACTGCCCAATCAATGAAGTAAACGCAACTTTGGTCGCACGGCATATAAAAAAAATATTCGATGGGAAATAA